A genomic region of Methanothermobacter sp. CaT2 contains the following coding sequences:
- a CDS encoding CBS domain-containing protein, whose translation MEMETKVTVHDAMTSNVITADPGISVAEAASIMTEKKVGSIIVKSNSEPEGLITESDIIRKVVSRDLQASEVTVGEVMTRNLISIEPDRELSEAARLMAKNSIRRLPVVRDGALVGILTSSDVMMVAPELTEILVENARIEENRVQLPENERSVPGVCEICGNFEEYLEEYDGKYICEECKEDLEGE comes from the coding sequence ATGGAAATGGAAACAAAGGTTACAGTCCATGATGCCATGACATCGAATGTTATAACAGCAGACCCTGGCATCAGCGTTGCAGAAGCAGCATCAATAATGACCGAAAAGAAGGTTGGAAGCATCATCGTCAAGAGCAACTCCGAACCAGAGGGACTCATAACCGAGAGCGACATCATAAGGAAGGTTGTTTCCAGAGACCTGCAGGCCAGTGAGGTTACAGTGGGGGAGGTAATGACCCGCAACCTTATAAGCATAGAACCTGACAGGGAGCTCAGCGAAGCAGCGAGGCTGATGGCCAAGAACAGCATAAGGAGGCTTCCGGTGGTCAGGGACGGCGCGCTCGTCGGGATCCTGACATCCTCCGACGTCATGATGGTGGCCCCGGAACTCACAGAGATCCTTGTTGAGAATGCAAGGATTGAGGAGAACAGGGTACAGCTACCTGAAAATGAGAGGTCAGTTCCAGGTGTCTGTGAGATCTGCGGCAACTTTGAGGAGTACCTTGAGGAGTACGACGGTAAATACATATGTGAGGAGTGTAAAGAGGACTTAGAGGGTGAATGA